One genomic segment of Helianthus annuus cultivar XRQ/B chromosome 14, HanXRQr2.0-SUNRISE, whole genome shotgun sequence includes these proteins:
- the LOC110907362 gene encoding nuclear transcription factor Y subunit B-3 produces the protein MTGKRIPNSPAGSPSSDNSSKDQERLLPIANVGRIMKKSLPANAKISKEAKETVQECVSEFISFITGEASDKCQREKRKTINGEDLLWAMTTLGFQNYVGSLKTYLNQYVGTSDSPSDTITGVNESGCEVSNWTPKQPTSEVPNGMYLERVMGYRDELINMVELHDANTIVAPHAHEFM, from the coding sequence ATGACCGGAAAAAGAATCCCAAATAGCCCTGCGGGTAGCCCGTCATCCGACAACTCCTCAAAAGACCAAGAGCGGCTTCTCCCGATAGCCAATGTAGGGCGTATCATGAAAAAGTCACTCCCGGCTAATGCCAAAATATCAAAAGAAGCAAAAGAGACGGTCCAAGAATGTGTGTCCGAATTCATTAGCTTCATCACGGGTGAAGCATCGGATAAATGCCAAAGAGAGAAGCGAAAGACGATCAACGGGGAGGATCTCTTGTGGGCCATGACAACGTTAGGGTTTCAAAACTACGTTGGTAGTTTAAAAACTTATTTGAACCAATATGTTGGAACGTCCGACTCACCTAGTGATACCATCACTGGTGTTAATGAGAGCGGTTGTGAGGTGTCTAACTGGACACCAAAACAACCGACCTCTGAAGTTCCTAATGGTATGTATCTTGAACGTGTTATGGGGTATCGTGATGAGTTGATCAATATGGTCGAGCTGCATGATGCCAACACAATCGTGGCACCACATGCTCATGAATTTATGTAG